In one Coccinella septempunctata chromosome 6, icCocSept1.1, whole genome shotgun sequence genomic region, the following are encoded:
- the LOC123315879 gene encoding scoloptoxin SSD14-like, whose translation METDYNSQGEISREDLPLKSNKPTSTCEEYIGGSKFINISFGTLTVIITIALLLQIYYGDYQVVPHGSVATDNLECSEIGTAVLKKGGNAVDAAIASTFCLSVFAPHITGLDADGQLLMYNHRLRAPAVLVDFSNLNVSTDLPRLVLGLAYCHKKYGSLSWKDLIEPSIKYARDGFLVSKVLVQAVQLRKAVELFGHLEASQLIRVKKLPETMQSIAEVPENQLYSYIKPDNTPIETEAYKFTFNNYNIFVPNVPSIGPELAVVMKQIEKFKFTLEDTKKTRFFYKMAEIMQIVYRDFNIGLKFHEGVSANVVAVDKDDNYVSLITGLTFLFGSGEMTSSGYIMNAKLENRQCSRLPILITDANHVCGRRIIFGANNIAMAAQVISSLLLADMNVTESIESPRFHLSPIGTIGLERFHYPSFDKEIAQYLQSLSSVPYPVYEPYESVNIVEKTGDLLSSHSDSRGGGIASRF comes from the exons ATGGAAACTGACTACAATTCGCAAG GAGAAATTTCAAGAGAAGATTTGCCTCTAAAATCAAATAAGCCAACGTCAACTTGCGAAGAGTATATAGGTGGTTCCAAATTCATTAACATCTCTTTTGGTACACTCACTGTTATAATTACTATCGCTTTGTTATTACAAATTTATTACGGAGATTATCAG GTAGTACCCCATGGTAGCGTTGCAACAGATAATCTAGAGTGCTCTGAGATTGGTACAGCAGTTCTAAAAAAGGGTGGAAATGCTGTTGATGCTGCCATAGCAAGCACATTTTGTCTTTCTGTTTTCGCCCCCCATATTACAGGATTAGATGC AGATGGGCAACTTTTAATGTACAATCACAGGTTGAGAGCCCCAGCAGTATTGGTGGATTTTAGCAATTTAAATGTATCCACTGATTTACCAAGGCTGGTACTAGGATTAGCCTATTGTCACAAAAAATACGGGTCCTTATCTTGGAAAGATTTGATAGAGCCTTCAATAAAATATGCAAg AGATGGTTTTTTAGTTTCGAAAGTATTGGTTCAGGCGGTGCAACTAAGAAAAGCCGTCGAATTATTCGGACATTTAGAAGCAAGCCAACTCATTAGAGTTAAAAAGTTACCCGAAACAATGCAAAGTATCGCAGAAGTTCCTGAGAATC AATTGTATTCCTACATAAAGCCAGATAATACACCAATAGAAACTGAGGCATATAAATTTACTTTCAATAATTAtaacattttcgtaccaaatGTACCATCGATAGGTCCTGAACTGGCTGTAGTCATGaaacagattgaaaaattcaaatttaccTTGGAGGACACCAAGAAAACGAGGTTTTTCTATAAGATGGCTGAAATAATGCAGATAGTTTACAGAGATTTCAACATCGGATTGAAATTTCACGAAGGGGTATCTGCAAATGTTGTTGCAGTTGATAAAGATGATAATTATGTATCTTTGATCAC AGGCTTAACATTCCTTTTTGGGAGTGGGGAAATGACATCATCTGGTTATATCATGAACGCTAAGTTGGAAAACAGACAATGTAGCAGGTTACCTATACTAATAACCGATGCAAATCATGTTTGCGGAAGGAGGATTATCTTCGGTGCCAATAACATCGCAATGGCAGCTCAGGTCATTTCATCACTTCTTCTGGCCGATATGAATGTTACGGAGAGTATAGAAAGTCCCAGATTCCACTTGTCCCCTATTGGTACCATCGGATTAGAAA GGTTCCATTATCCATCCTTCGATAAAGAGATCGCTCAGTATCTTCAGTCCTTGAGTTCTGTACCGTATCCAGTTTACGAACCTTACGAAAGTGTCAATATTGTGGAGAAGACCGGGGATTTGTTGAGCTCCCATTCGGACAGTCGAGGGGGTGGCATAGCGAGCAGATTTTGA
- the LOC123315877 gene encoding polyadenylate-binding protein 4-like yields the protein MNIPQGFNFPMASLYVGDLHPDVTEAMLYEKFTTVGQVLSLRLCRDSRTKQSLGYGYVNFNQLAEAERALDTMNFDLLKGKPIRIMWCQRDPSLRKSGIGNVFIKNLDKNIDNKAMYDTFSAFGNILSCKVALDENGMSKGYGFVHFENEEAANKAIEKTNGMLLNGKKVYAGKFIPKLEREKSIGEKAKLYSNIYIKNFGNHFTDDQLYQTFSKYGKITSSVVMKNPDGSSKGFGFVAFEDPKAAEQAVKEMNNREVNGCCLYVGRAQKKTERINELRKVYEQVKLERYARFQSVNLYVKNLDDSFDNDKLCKEFSQFGTIKSAKVMYEQGRSKGFGFVCYTSPEEATKAVTEMNGRMVGSKPLYVALAQRKEDRRAFLNNQYMQRLRQQSINFPTTTPPFVLPAVASGPRFYGHINHIRATPRWPNAAPIRPNGTYLQMMSNPSFRSATRPLQLNNIRNAIHARAITGQQTPTARPNSKYTSNTPSNMVRSMTMGLGNGGDNPLDANTLNEANQDQKQVLGERLYHVVEKLHPEMASKITGMLLEIDNTELIRMIDDQDSLKAKVEEAIAVLQAHKAKKGLVVQD from the coding sequence ATGAATATACCACAGGGATTCAATTTTCCAATGGCTTCTCTGTATGTTGGAGATTTACATCCAGATGTGACAGAAGCTATGTTATACGAAAAATTCACCACTGTCGGTCAGGTATTATCTTTGAGGCTGTGCAGAGACTCGAGAACGAAGCAATCGCTTGGATATGGATACGTTAATTTCAATCAATTGGCAGAAGCTGAAAGAGCTTTGGATACAATGAATTTCGATTTACTGAAAGGAAAACCAATAAGAATAATGTGGTGTCAAAGAGACCCTTCACTGAGAAAATCTGGTATAGgaaatgttttcataaaaaatctgGATAAAAACATAGATAACAAAGCCATGTATGACACATTCTCGGCATTTGGTAATATATTAAGCTGTAAAGTGGCTCTGGATGAGAATGGAATGTCGAAGGGCTATGGGTTCGTTCATTTCGAGAATGAAGAAGCGGCCAACAAAGCCATAGAAAAGACGAACGGAATGCTTCTCAACGGAAAAAAGGTATATGCTGGAAAATTTATACCAAAGTTAGAGAGGGAAAAATCGATCGGAGAGAAAGCCAAGCTTTACTCCAACATCTACATCAAAAACTTTGGGAATCACTTCACAGACGACCAACTATACCAGACGTTCTCGAAATACGGAAAAATAACGAGTTCTGTCGTTATGAAAAACCCGGATGGCTCTTCCAAAGGATTCGGTTTCGTCGCATTCGAGGACCCAAAGGCCGCCGAACAGGCTGTCAAGGAAATGAATAATCGCGAAGTGAACGGTTGCTGTCTGTACGTTGGACGGGCTCAGAAGAAAACCGAGCGGATTAACGAGTTGAGGAAAGTTTACGAACAGGTTAAGCTGGAACGTTACGCCAGATTTCAGAGTGTTAATTTGTACGTTAAAAATTTAGACGATTCTTTCGATAACGATAAGTTGTGCAAGGAGTTTTCCCAGTTTGGTACCATCAAATCCGCTAAGGTTATGTACGAGCAGGGGAGAAGCAAAGGTTTCGGTTTCGTTTGTTACACATCCCCGGAGGAGGCGACCAAGGCTGTCACGGAGATGAACGGTAGGATGGTCGGATCCAAGCCTTTGTACGTGGCTCTGGCGCAGAGGAAGGAGGATAGAAGGGCCTTTTTGAACAACCAGTACATGCAAAGGTTGAGGCAGCAAAGTATCAACTTCCCAACAACTACGCCTCCGTTTGTGCTTCCAGCTGTTGCGTCTGGACCTAGATTTTACGGTCACATAAACCACATAAGAGCCACTCCGCGTTGGCCGAATGCTGCCCCAATACGTCCAAACGGTACATATTTACAGATGATGTCGAATCCTTCCTTTCGGTCGGCCACCAGACCCCTCCAACTGAACAACATACGAAATGCCATCCACGCTAGGGCTATAACAGGGCAGCAAACACCAACAGCTCGTCCTAACAGTAAATACACCAGTAACACGCCGAGCAATATGGTGCGCTCTATGACCATGGGCCTTGGAAATGGCGGAGACAATCCCTTGGACGCCAACACCCTCAACGAGGCCAACCAAGACCAGAAGCAGGTGCTCGGGGAGCGTTTGTACCACGTGGTCGAGAAACTTCATCCGGAAATGGCCAGCAAGATAACCGGGATGCTGTTGGAGATCGATAACACGGAACTCATTCGTATGATCGACGACCAGGACTCCCTGAAAGCGAAGGTGGAAGAAGCCATAGCCGTCCTGCAAGCCCACAAAGCCAAGAAGGGACTAGTAGTTCAAGATTAA
- the LOC123315880 gene encoding BRISC and BRCA1-A complex member 1-like — MEPPESISEELPSYEESTQSILSPVKSLNIQGETPAQTIISKAEDLTHYMESLVMENHLPSCNVPEKIVIALDIARDENYTYFLGNGDEKIPPFNALVSAIEMFAKLKQRQSKNHEFGIVLLKQSKAFWDFGFSSDLKQLSCSLKKVLECKAVEKFDLTSLFTIIVSKIKTYEFYKDHSIPPPYVVRLVLFYNRSYTIPELHLMQNIKELLNCPYFFVDVLAAHEPVSDKNQCEEIFKRLQNIDTKGYSYFFNVGRNTSALIRSVLKLVGHPLQRPLQSLADYSL, encoded by the coding sequence ATGGAACCCCCCGAGTCTATTTCCGAAGAGCTCCCTTCCTATGAAGAAAGTACACAATCGATATTAAGTCCTGTGAAATCGTTGAACATTCAAGGTGAAACTCCAGCACAAACTATTATTTCTAAAGCTGAAGATCTCACTCATTATATGGAATCTCTTGTCATGGAAAATCATTTGCCTTCATGTAACGTACCTGAAAAAATTGTCATAGCTCTAGATATAGCCAGGGATGAGAATTACACTTATTTCCTTGGCAATGGAGATGAAAAGATACCCCCATTCAATGCCTTGGTATCGGCTATAGAAATGTTCGCGAAACTGAAACAACGGCAGAGTAAAAACCACGAGTTCGGTATAGTTTTACTCAAGCAATCTAAGGCTTTTTGGGATTTTGGTTTCTCATCTGACCTGAAACAATTGAGTTGCAGCTTAAAGAAAGTTCTTGAATGCAAAGCAGTCGAGAAATTCGATTTAACTTCTTTATTCACCATAATAGTTagtaaaattaaaacatatgAATTCTACAAAGACCATTCGATACCTCCACCCTATGTTGTGCGTCTCGTATTGTTTTATAATAGATCGTATACGATACCAGAGCTTCATTTAATGCAAAATATCAAAGAGTTGTTGAACTGTCCGTATTTCTTCGTAGATGTCTTAGCAGCCCACGAACCTGTCAGTGATAAAAATCAatgtgaagaaatttttaaacGTCTACAGAACATTGATACGAAAGGGTATTCTTATTTTTTTAATGTTGGTAGGAATACAAGCGCGCTTATAAGGTCAGTACTGAAATTAGTTGGGCATCCCCTACAGAGGCCTTTGCAATCTCTTGCGGATTACTCTTTGTAA
- the LOC123315881 gene encoding dehydrodolichyl diphosphate synthase complex subunit NUS1: MMKKVYEIIYSIVYSLFIFYETVNDFWNNLKKQSNNSITLEYFEEKGFECLKKKPNHITFIIDEEPSFKDLANLVLWCLIARISFVSFYDYRGVLEKNEEKLEIEINRIKQQNDYVLWHNRKSDSKNGIVGRKVHLKIITKADGKYNIERVCRELITKKESVSNISIEYVDKCLKEQFGFPDPEVGIIFSKIFSLFEYPPWEIRLTEFFRLNSHHNILFSEFVAVLDKYSKCNQRLGT; this comes from the exons atgatgaagaaagtgtatgaaataatttattcaatagTGTACAGTCTATTTATCTTCTACGAAACAGTGAACGATTTttggaataatttgaaaaaacagtcCAATAACAGCATCACACTTGAATATTTCGAAGAGAAGGGTTTTGAATGTTTGAAAAAGAAACCAAATCATATAACTTTTATTATAGATGAAGAACCTTCCTTTAAGGATCTAGCTAATCTAGTTTTGTGGTGTTTGATCGCCAGGATATCGTTTGTGAGCTTTTACGATTATCGAG GTGTCTTggaaaaaaatgaggaaaaactggaaatagaaataaatagaataaaacaACAAAATGATTATGTATTATGGCACAATAGAAAATCGGATTCAAAGAATGGAATAGTGGGAAGAAAAGTTCACTTGAAAATAATCACTAAGGCAGATGGGAAATATAATATAGAAAGAGTTTGCAGAGAATTGATTACTAAGAAAGAATCAGTTTCGAACATTAGCATAGAATATGTAGATAAATGCTTGAAGGAACAATTTGGGTTTCCAGATCCTGAAGTAGGGATCATTTTctccaaaatattttcattattcgaATATCCACCGTGGGAAATAAGACTTACAGAATTTTTTAGATTGAATAGTCATCATAATATATTATTCAGCGAATTCGTTGCTGTTCTTGATAAATACAGTAAATGCAATCAAAGGTTAGGGACCTAA